One Maribacter dokdonensis DSW-8 genomic region harbors:
- the rpsB gene encoding 30S ribosomal protein S2: protein MARVEVKQLLEAGVHFGHLTRKWNPNMAPYIYMERNGIHVINLYKTVAKLDETNEALKKIAASGRKILFVATKKQAKDIVAEKAANVNMPYITERWPGGMLTNFVTIRKAVKKMASIDRMKKDGTFLTLSKKERLQVDRLRAKLEKNLGSISEMTRLPGALFIVDTMREHIAVKEAQKLNIPIFAMVDTNCDPRDVDYLIPSNDDASKSIDIIMTEVTNAVAEGLAERKAEKGDSEGKSDKKDKGAKKKAVADKPAPTPEKVDTKPAPVVDKVPNVEVNVEATKEAVANDTKAEADDLTKVEGIGPKAAEALVAAGIATYEDLSNGDAEKIKEILTEASSRMAHLDPTSWPKQAKMAAEGKWDELKEWQDNVKGGVE from the coding sequence ATGGCGAGAGTCGAAGTAAAACAATTATTAGAAGCAGGTGTACATTTTGGTCACCTAACAAGAAAATGGAATCCGAACATGGCTCCTTACATCTACATGGAGCGTAATGGGATTCACGTAATCAACCTTTACAAAACAGTTGCAAAATTAGATGAGACCAACGAGGCTCTTAAAAAAATTGCAGCGTCAGGTAGAAAAATACTTTTCGTAGCTACCAAAAAACAAGCTAAGGACATCGTTGCAGAAAAAGCAGCAAACGTAAACATGCCTTACATCACTGAAAGATGGCCAGGTGGTATGTTAACCAATTTTGTTACTATTCGTAAAGCCGTTAAGAAAATGGCTTCTATTGATAGAATGAAAAAAGATGGAACTTTCCTTACACTTTCTAAAAAAGAAAGATTGCAAGTTGACCGTTTACGTGCAAAATTAGAAAAGAACTTAGGTTCTATTTCTGAAATGACACGTTTACCAGGTGCATTGTTCATCGTTGATACAATGAGAGAGCACATTGCAGTTAAAGAAGCTCAAAAATTGAACATTCCAATTTTTGCAATGGTAGATACCAACTGTGATCCTAGAGATGTAGATTACCTTATACCTTCTAACGATGATGCTTCTAAGTCTATTGATATTATCATGACAGAAGTTACCAATGCAGTTGCCGAAGGTTTAGCTGAGCGTAAAGCTGAAAAAGGTGATTCTGAAGGTAAATCTGACAAAAAAGATAAAGGTGCCAAGAAAAAAGCAGTTGCAGACAAACCAGCGCCAACTCCAGAAAAAGTTGACACTAAACCTGCACCAGTTGTAGACAAAGTACCAAATGTTGAAGTTAACGTTGAAGCTACTAAAGAAGCTGTTGCGAACGATACAAAAGCAGAAGCTGATGACTTAACAAAAGTTGAAGGTATTGGCCCAAAAGCTGCTGAAGCCTTAGTTGCTGCCGGTATTGCTACTTACGAAGATCTTTCTAATGGAGATGCTGAAAAAATCAAGGAAATTTTGACAGAGGCAAGTTCTAGAATGGCTCATTTAGATCCAACTTCTTGGCCAAAGCAAGCTAAAATGGCTGCTGAAGGTAAGTGGGACGAGCTTAAAGAATGGCAAGACAACGTTAAAGGTGGTGTAGAATAA